The Alphaproteobacteria bacterium LSUCC0719 genome includes the window GCCTGGCTTGGGATGGCGCTCATCATCATCAGCGGAACGGTCGTCAAACGTCTCCCCGGTGTCTTGAAACTGCGCCGCCGCGAGAAATTCTGACAATCATCACAGCGTCATTCATTGCCGAATGTCAGCGTCAGAAGCGGCGCGTGCTGCTGCGCGCCATAGACATCGGTTTCGCCGACAGCGCCCGATGCCAAAGGACGCCGAAGGGTGGCCTTGATTGCATTGGCGGGTGCAAAGGCGATGATGGACAGAACATCGCCTTCATCCACACCGTAAAGGCGGGCAAGTGTGGGTGCATTGATGAGATCGCATCTCACAGCTTCATCGAACCAGAATGTCTCGGTGAAGATGACGTCCAGCGTCAGCTCATAAGGTCCGGCATTCTTCGATCTGATCACACTGGTCACATCGGCAAGACGGGTCATCTGCACCCTCCAAGCGGCATCATCTCTGCTGGAAAGGCGGCCTGAGGATCGGCGATCTGCATCAGGTGGTAGATGCTGAATTCATAGACCTCGCCGGCCTTGAAATCGGATGGTGAATAGGGAAATGCCAGATTGCCGGCAGTGGATTTGCGACCGGCATATCCAAAATGCAGCAATGTGGATCGGGCAAAGGCGCAGATGGCATCGGCCTGTGTCTGTGTTGACGCCACGGCCTCGATTACCAGCCCGATCTCATGCGGCTGTCGATCGCGTTCTGGCTCCAGCGACCCCATCACCCCGTCCCGGCCATAGGTGCGGAACAGCAAGGTGGCTTCATCGCCGGCAATCTGTGGGAATTGTGTTGCAACACTGGTTTGCACGCCGTCCAGAATTTCATCGATCCCTTCTATGAAGTCGGGCGCGCGCACGCCGGCAATGGACACGGTCCGATAGCCGGTGAGGCGGGCCCCTTCAAGCTTGACCATATGTGCCGCCGAGGGTTCGAAAACCGTTCCGCTGACCCTGACGCGCCGATCGTCAAGCTGGTCAAAGGAGGTCTGCGTGAGATCAATTATGCCCCCTGGGCCAGCCAGCCGGTAGGGGTCGGATTTTTCGTAAAGTGTATGGGCCGCCACCGAGGTCACGGTGCAGATACGTTCATCTGACAGGGTTTCCACCGTGAAACCGGTTTCATCAAGTGTGGCGAACATGCAGTCGGACCCGCTGCCCGGAACCGCCGCAATGGCGGCGCATTCGAGGATCTTGCCCATATGCAGGCTGAGCCCGACCGGATATCCGCGCATGATCGGCACCGCCGCGAATACGGCCGGATCATAGCATCGCCCCGCAACCACCACATCGGCCCCGTCGGCAAGTGCCCGGATCAGCGGCGCCTCGCCAATCTGCGCGACAATCTGCGTGGATGCGGCAATGGCCTCGTCTGTCAGCTCGGTGCCTGATGGCATGGGCTCTATCAGCCCGTTGGCAAGTGCGGAGTGAAGATTGCTGCTGTCCATATCGGTGGGAATAACGGCCAGGGTGCCTGTCAATCCATCCTCGGTAGCGATCTCGTTGATGATGTCAACGCACCAGTCCAGATGTGGTCGCGCGCCAGCGCCGCCGGCACTGCCGATCAGGACGGGAATGCCCTTCTCACGCCCGGCGGTCAGTATCAGCGCCAGGTCGCGTTTGACCGCAGGTCGTGTGGTAAAGGATATGCCGGCACCCAGATAATAGGGGCCCGGATCGGTCGATCCGGCATCAACGGCAATGACATTCGGGTTCTTCGCCAGCCCGGCCGCGAATGATGCCTCGGGAAATCCATATCCAAGAATGGCGGTTGGCGACAGAATTCGTATTGGTGGCAGTCTGGTCATGATATCAGGCTAGTCATCTGTCATGGGATCGGTCTGCAAGCCTAGCGCCATGACGGT containing:
- a CDS encoding DUF4387 domain-containing protein, encoding MTRLADVTSVIRSKNAGPYELTLDVIFTETFWFDEAVRCDLINAPTLARLYGVDEGDVLSIIAFAPANAIKATLRRPLASGAVGETDVYGAQQHAPLLTLTFGNE
- a CDS encoding acyclic terpene utilization AtuA family protein, which encodes MTRLPPIRILSPTAILGYGFPEASFAAGLAKNPNVIAVDAGSTDPGPYYLGAGISFTTRPAVKRDLALILTAGREKGIPVLIGSAGGAGARPHLDWCVDIINEIATEDGLTGTLAVIPTDMDSSNLHSALANGLIEPMPSGTELTDEAIAASTQIVAQIGEAPLIRALADGADVVVAGRCYDPAVFAAVPIMRGYPVGLSLHMGKILECAAIAAVPGSGSDCMFATLDETGFTVETLSDERICTVTSVAAHTLYEKSDPYRLAGPGGIIDLTQTSFDQLDDRRVRVSGTVFEPSAAHMVKLEGARLTGYRTVSIAGVRAPDFIEGIDEILDGVQTSVATQFPQIAGDEATLLFRTYGRDGVMGSLEPERDRQPHEIGLVIEAVASTQTQADAICAFARSTLLHFGYAGRKSTAGNLAFPYSPSDFKAGEVYEFSIYHLMQIADPQAAFPAEMMPLGGCR